GCCTGAGCTGGCGCCCGAGGACTTCGACCCTGCGGGTCTCCAACGCCAGCTGTCCGGCCAGGCGGGTCGGCAAGAGTTCTTCCACGAGGCCGGTCGCGCGTTCTGCGTGTATGTGGTTCTCGGGAGCTACAGCCGCCGGAACGAGGTGGTACCCGCCGTCAACGCGGTGCTCGCCGGCATCCGCATCGATCCAGGTGCCGCGGGGTGAACGCCGCGGCCGGCCCGTTCATGATCGCGGCGACACTTCTCGGTCTCGCGGGAGCGTTCAAAGCGGCGTCGCCACGCGACACCGCCAACGCGCTTCGCGGCGTCGGGTTGCCCGGCGCGCCGTGGTTGGTCCGCGCCGGCGGCGCGTTCGAAGCGGCGGTTGGCGCGTACGCGATCGTCGAAGGCGACCGGCTCGGTGCCGCGCTGGTCGCGGTGTCCTACCTCCTCTTCGCCGGGTTCGTCGCGATCGCCCTTGGCCGAGGCGTTCCCATCGCGACGTGCGGGTGCTTCGGCAAGGCCGACACGCCACCGAGCCTCGTGCACGTGGGGTTCGACCTTGCTGCGGCGGGCGCAGCGATCGCGGTCGTCGTCGACCCCACCGCCGGGATGGCTGACACCGTGGCGGATCAACCGCTCGCGGGTGTGCCGTACGTGCTGCTCGTGATCACCGGGACGTTCCTCGCCTTCCTTGCGCTCACGGCACTCCCACGCACGCTGGCACTTGTGCGCGAGGCTCGAACGGCATGACCGAACGCAGCAGGGGCGTCGGCGTCGCCAACTGGCTCGTCTCCAAGACGAGCGGCCTACTGGATTCCCGACTGTCGCGGCGCAGCTTCATCTCGCGTGCGACCCTCGTCGGCACCGCCGTTGCGGCCACCGGCTGCAAGGTGATCACGAAACAAGGTGCGCCGTACACGCGCATCACCGACTGTCCGGGCGGGACGCTGTGCCGTGACGGTTACACCGAGTTCTGCTGCGTCATCAACAAGGGAGTGAACGCGTGCCCGCCGAACACGATCTCCGCCGGATGGTGGCGCGCTGACTACTCGGTCTACTGCAACGGCACCCGCTACTACATCGACTGCAACGAGGTGTGCTGTGGACCTCGGCGCGGTGACGGCTTCTGCGCCGGGTGCTCACCGTGCCGGTGCGCCGCCGGGTGTCACACCCGCAAGGTGCACTGCAACTACTTCCGATACGGCCAGTGCAACCAGCACGTCGGCAGCGTGGGCCCGATCGCCTGCCGCATGGTCACGTGCGTGCCGCCGTACAACCTCAACATCGGGTGCAGCCCGTCGGGCGCCGTCGACAACTCGACCGCGGGCCACTACACCGACTGCAGCAAGTACACGCCTCCGCCACCTCCCCCGCCGGTACCCGTGCTCCTCGCGGTCGGTTCGGCCGCCACCGACGGTGCCGGCGCGATGGTCGTGGCCGCGAGAGGTTCCGACGCGGCCGTCTGGACGACGCGGTGGGACGGCACGACGTTCGGTGCGTGGGAGTCCCTCGGGGGGACCGTGTCGTCTCGGGTCGCCATCGCCTTGATGGGCGGGACGACCCTCGCAGCCGCCAAGGACAACGCGCGGCGCATGATCTGGGCGCTGCACGACGGCACCGCCTGGTCGGCCTGGCAGCCGTTCGACGGCGAGATCGCGTCCGATCCCCTGCTCGTCAACGTTGGCTCGGTCGTGGTCGCCGTCGCCCGCGGCGTGAACGGTGTCGTGCACTTCCGAGCCTGGGACGGGACGCAATGGGCGCCGTGGTCGGGTACGAGCGGCGTCACCCTCTCCGATCCGATGGCCACGCCGACAGGAACGAATGCCGCGCTCACGACCCGCGGAGTCAACGGCGTGCCGCACCATGCCGTGCTCACTGAGACCGGTTGGGGGGGTTGGACCGGGCTGAGCGGTGTGATCTCGAGCGACCCGGTCGTCGTCACGAAGGGCTCGGGCGCGCTGCTCATCGCGCGTGGGCTGAACTATCGGTTGTTCGCGCACGGCATCGCGACGACGCCGAATGGATGGGACACGCTCCCCAACATCATCGCCACCTCTGAGCCGGCAGGGTGCGAATTCGGCGGCGAGGTTCACGTGTTCGTCCGGGGGACCGACTACGCGGTCTGGTGGATCCACGGTGACGCCGGCGCATGGTCGGCGTGGACGAGTCTCGGCCTCGACGCGCGATCGAGCCCGGTCGTCGTCTTCGACGGGACCGCGATCAATGTGTTCGTGCTCGGGAGCGACTCCGAGCTCTGGTATCAACGCTGGGACGGCGCCACGTGGACGGGCTGGGCGTCGGTGACCGGTCTGACGATCGCTCCGGCCAAGGGCTACGCGTAGGAGTGGAGCTCGTCGCCGCGTTCCTGGTGGTCGGGCTCGTCGTAGCGATCGCAGCGGTGTTCGTGGTGCGCGAGGCCGGTCGCCTGGCGCGCAAGCCCCCGCCGGCGTTGTTCGACGCCGAGGACGCGTACGAATGGATCGTGGAGCATGTGCCTGACGATGTCGCGGCGACGCTCACAACCGGTGACGTGCGGCGCATCCTCGACCTCCAGATCGAGTTCTTCGAACGGCACGGGGTGTCTCCGAACGGTACGACTACCTCGCCCGACGGGCCTGTAGTCGTCGGTGGCGCCGAGCAGGTCGCGTACATCGTCGAGCGATCGGCCGAGACGGGCGAAGCGTTCATCCCCGAGCAGGTGCACGCGGTCGTCGAGACGCAGCTCGCCTATCTGCGTGAGATCGGCGCCATCGGGCCGCTGGCCACGCCTGCCGACCAGGACGAGCCCCCAAGTCCACCGCGCGGCTGACGCCCGCGTGCTACAACCGCTTCACCAGAG
The nucleotide sequence above comes from Acidimicrobiia bacterium. Encoded proteins:
- a CDS encoding MauE/DoxX family redox-associated membrane protein, whose translation is MNAAAGPFMIAATLLGLAGAFKAASPRDTANALRGVGLPGAPWLVRAGGAFEAAVGAYAIVEGDRLGAALVAVSYLLFAGFVAIALGRGVPIATCGCFGKADTPPSLVHVGFDLAAAGAAIAVVVDPTAGMADTVADQPLAGVPYVLLVITGTFLAFLALTALPRTLALVREARTA